Sequence from the Rhizobium sp. TH2 genome:
TTCCATAGTGTGAGCGCTCTGTCTGCCATCCACCGGGCGAGATCATGAAACTTGGGGGGAGAAATGCAAAGTACGTCCTGGGGAACACTCGCGATCCTAGCGATAATTGCTGGCAGTATAATAGGTTCTTTCGTTCTTGTTTTCCGGAAAGGAATTGGCCCGCGAACGATTCAAATGGTAAGCCTTGTCGTACTTGGTCCGATACTCTTGCTGCTGGGCATCGACCGCGTTTTCGCTGGTGAAACGTTGGCCACCTTGTTCGGTACTTATTTGGGGTTTGTTATTTCGCTCGCGACCTCGAAAGCTGAGTAAGCGCAAATTTCAAACTGACCCACTGCCCAGGAATTGTCAGTAGTCAGCGGCAATTCCCAAATGCCGCCTTATCACCCGCTCCGCATCCGCCCAGTCCTCGGCCACGACGATATGCTCTTCCGCCTTCGGTAGCATTTTGCGGAACACCGCGTTGACCATCAAATGGATCAGCAGGCAATCGGGCGCACTGTCACGCACCGAACCATGGTTGCGCAGGATATCATCGATGAACACGGCAGGGACATCACGCCCGCCGATCAGGCTCGCCACGACCGGCCCCTTCGGCTCCTCGGTCGCGATCATAGGATAGGTCAGCCCATGCATATCCAGCACAGTGCGCCTGACATCCTGATGCCGTGGCGGCATGGCGGTCAGGAAGACGATGTCGGCGTCCCTGGCGAGACGATTCAGCACATCGACGACGCCGGGGGCAGGGCTCTGCCACTTGTCCTGGCTGGCAAAGAACGCCTCCTGCATCTCCGCGACCCGGTCGTCACTGGCCGCGATGCCGCCCGATATGCTCCTGATATTGCCATGTAGCCTAAAACTGTCCGGATGCAGCCGGTGCTCGACGGAATTCAGATATCGGTCGAACGGATCGAGGAATTCCAGCACCACCTCGTCCACGTCGCAGACCACAAGTGGCCGTGAAGACCCGGCGATCGCCTTGATGATATCGCCGCTCACATCCACGCGTCGTCTCCCGGACCGTTGAGCTTGTGGTGGCAGGCGGCAACGAATTCCGCCTTCACAGCGTTCTGCTCGCAGAAAGTCATCAGGGTCGGCTCGTGGTTCATCAGGAAGTCGGTCAGGCCGGCGAAGAAGCCCGGCTCCTGCGCCGCCTGCCGGATCGATCCGGCCTCGATGCCGGAAAGCGCCAGGAAGCGGCTCATCATGTCAGGGTCCTGGGTCAGCCAGCCAAGAACCTTGATGGCCAGTTCCTCGGCCTCTTCGCCGCTCGGCGTCAGGCCCCTCATCGGGATTTTGTCGCGCATATTTCTTCTTTATAAACCTAATGACCGTAAGGTGGTGCTTGGAACATTTAAGAATCCGAATGACAATACCTATATAGAGTTCGGAAACAGCTTGTAAAATCAGGATTAGAGAACGGCGCCATGCCAAAACAGGTTATGATTGTCGAAGACAATGAGCTCAACATGAAGCTCTTCCGTGACCTGATCGAGGCGTCCGGTTACAGGACGATCCAGACCCGGAACGGGATGGAAGCGCTCGATCTGGCACGCAAGCATCGTCCCGATCTCATCCTCATGGATATTCAGCTGCCCGAAGTTTCGGGCCTGGAAGTCACCAAATGGCTGAAGGAGGATGACGACCTGCATGTCATCCCGGTCATCGCGGTGACGGCCTTTGCCATGAAGGGCGACGAGGAGCGCATCCGCCAGGGCGGCTGCGAGGCCTATGTTTCCAAACCCATCTCGGTTCCGAAGTTCCTGCAGACCATCAAGACGTATCTTGGCGACGCCTGATCCTAGAAATCACGGATGTTTGTATGACCGCGCGTATTCTAGTCGTTGACGATATTCCAGCCAATGTGAAGCTTCTGGAAGCAAGGCTTTTGGCCGAGTATTTCGACGTTCTCACCGCCGAGAACGGCTATGAATGCCTCGATATCTGCAGCAAGGTCTCCGTCGATGTGATCCTGCTCGATATCATGATGCCCGGCATGGATGGTTTCGAGGTCTGCGAGAAGCTGAAGTCCAATCCGAAGACCGCGCATATCCCGGTCGTGATGGTCACCGCGCTCGACCAGCCCGCCGACCGCGTGCGTGGGCTCAGGGCAGGGGCCGACGATTTCCTCACCAAGCCGGTCAACGACATGCAGCTCATGGCGCGCGTGAAAAGCCTCGTGCGGCTCAAGATGCTGTCGGATGAACTCAAGCTGCGTGCCGAGACCGCCCGTTCGATCGGGCTGGAAGATCACCTTGCCCGCGCCGTACAGGCAGAGGAAGTCGCCAGCATCCTGCTCGTCGATGGCCGTGCCAATTCGCAAGAGCGCATCGCACGCGCTCTGAGGCCGATTGCCGACATCACCGCGATGAACGATCCGCAGGCCGCGATCTTCGAGGCTGCCGAGGGTCATTTCGACCTCATCATCGTCAATTCCAACTTCGACGACTACGATGCGCTGCGGCTCTGCTCGCAGCTACGATCGCTCGAGCGCTCCCGTTTCATCCCGGTCCTGCTGGTGGTCGATCAGGGCGGCGAGAGCATGGTGGTGCGGGCGCTGGAACTCGGCGTCAACGATTACATCCTCCGTCCTGTCGACCCCAACGAACTGCTGGTGCGCTGCCTGACCCAGCTCAAGCGCAAGCGCTATAACGATCGCCTGCGCGACAGCGTGCAGCAGACGATCGAACTTGCAGTGACAGACGGGCTGACCGGCCTGAACAACCGCCGCTATCTCGACAAGCACCTGAAGCTGCTTTTCGATCGCGCGATCGCGCGCGGCCGTCCGCTCTCGATCTGCATCACCGATATCGATCGCTTCAAATCAGTCAACGACACCTACGGTCACGATGCCGGCGACGAGGTGTTGAAGGAATTCGCCGCCCGCATCCGTTCCACCGTGCGCGGCGCCGATCTCGCCTGCCGCTTCGGCGGCGAGGAATTCGTGGTCATCATGCCCGACACATTGCCGGAAACGGCTGCGGCAATCGCCGAACGCCTGCGGCATGTCGTGGAATCACAACCCTTCCAGCTCCGGCAGAACGGCACGGCGCTCACCATTACAGCATCGCTGGGTTTTTCCTCGACTATCGGTGGCGCCGAATCAGCGGAACAATTGCTCAAGCAGGCCGATCGTGCGCTCTACGAAGCCAAGCATGGCGGCCGCAATCGGGTTGTGGCGGCGGCTGCTTAGAATCCGCGGATTGCATTTTCGTGGTTCGCACGGTTGTCCACAGACAATTCTGGCGGATTTTGTTGGTACATAGGCGCCGCAGGGGCTTTCGCTCTCGCATGAGCTTAGCTAAAATTACGCTTCGTCGATGAATATCTATTAGAAGTAGTACCCATTAAATTCGAGCAATATCCCCAAGTTGATAAAAGTCAATTCTGGAGCTGAATACCTGTCTTTTAGTCGGCTCTTCCACAGCATAGCTTTCTGCTTTCAGTTGCGTATTGTGGAATCACTACGAGTATTTAATACTGTCGTATAGCGCGAGTATTTGGCAATGCGACCGAAGTGTCCGTATGCCGCTTTATGGGGCAGGAACCTGCCCGAGCGTTAACCATTTGTACACTTTTGCAACGGGTTGGTTAATAACCCGTTGATTTCCTCGCGATTTCGGAGCATGTTCCACCTGCATGGGAGCGGTAGCTAACTGCTCACAGATTCGGATACCCCATGATGCTCAGGTCCGCCGCATCTCCTGGGTCGTGGGGCCGGTCGGTCAGCTAGTAATATATGCGGAGTCCTCGTTCTGCTTTTACTGTTGACCGACCCCCATTGAACGCCACCGCCTGAACGGGCGGTGGCGTTTTCAATTTAGGCGAGTCTCCGTGCCGCTATTTGTCCGGAAGCTTGTCGTGGAAATGGGCATAGACCTGCTTTGCAACCGCTTCCGAAATCCCCGGCACCGACAAAAGATCCGTGATCCCCGCGCGTGACACCGCTTTTGCCGTGCCGAAATGTTGAAGCAAGGCGCGCTTGCGGCCGGGGCCGATGCCCGAGACTTCATCGAGCGGATTTTTCACCAGTTCCTTCTTGCGCCGCGCCCTGTGCGTGCCGATGGCGAAGCGGTGCGCCTCATCGCGCATGCGCTGGATGAAATAGAGCACGGGGTCGCGCGGCGGCAGTGAGAAGCTCTGCTTGCCGAGTTGGAAGAAGCGTTCACGGCCGGCCTCGCGATCCTGCCCCTTGGCGACGCCGATCGCGATCACGCTATCGGTAATGCCGAGCTCTTCGAGGATCGCCCGAACCGCCGTCATCTGGCCCTGGCCGCCGTCGATCAGAATAATGTCCGGCCATGCCGGGAAGGGTGCGTCCTCCGGTGCTGACTGCGAGCGATCCGGAATGCCTTCTTCCTTGATGAGCCGCGAGAAGCGCCGGGTCATGACTTCGCGCATCATGCCGAAATCGTCACCGGGCGTCAGTTCCTCGGATTTGATGTTGAACTTCCGGTACTGGCTCTTGACGAAACCTTCCGGCC
This genomic interval carries:
- a CDS encoding response regulator; its protein translation is MPKQVMIVEDNELNMKLFRDLIEASGYRTIQTRNGMEALDLARKHRPDLILMDIQLPEVSGLEVTKWLKEDDDLHVIPVIAVTAFAMKGDEERIRQGGCEAYVSKPISVPKFLQTIKTYLGDA
- a CDS encoding PleD family two-component system response regulator; its protein translation is MTARILVVDDIPANVKLLEARLLAEYFDVLTAENGYECLDICSKVSVDVILLDIMMPGMDGFEVCEKLKSNPKTAHIPVVMVTALDQPADRVRGLRAGADDFLTKPVNDMQLMARVKSLVRLKMLSDELKLRAETARSIGLEDHLARAVQAEEVASILLVDGRANSQERIARALRPIADITAMNDPQAAIFEAAEGHFDLIIVNSNFDDYDALRLCSQLRSLERSRFIPVLLVVDQGGESMVVRALELGVNDYILRPVDPNELLVRCLTQLKRKRYNDRLRDSVQQTIELAVTDGLTGLNNRRYLDKHLKLLFDRAIARGRPLSICITDIDRFKSVNDTYGHDAGDEVLKEFAARIRSTVRGADLACRFGGEEFVVIMPDTLPETAAAIAERLRHVVESQPFQLRQNGTALTITASLGFSSTIGGAESAEQLLKQADRALYEAKHGGRNRVVAAAA
- a CDS encoding DUF3572 domain-containing protein produces the protein MRDKIPMRGLTPSGEEAEELAIKVLGWLTQDPDMMSRFLALSGIEAGSIRQAAQEPGFFAGLTDFLMNHEPTLMTFCEQNAVKAEFVAACHHKLNGPGDDAWM